The genome window TTCGTAAAAAAGATAACCGCCAGCTCCCGTTGTCTGATATTTTCTAACACTGTTGTTACCGACTTATTGGTTGTAATAACATCCAACACCCGTCGCCCATCGATCTTGATTATCAACAAATTAACTAATAATATAGCCCCCATATTAAGCGCAAAAAGAGGGGCCAAAGCATTCCAGCTCAGGAAGTAACCAAAAACCAAAGCAAGGAAAGTTGGCGGTGTTAACGCAATCGCTGAGGTTAGGCAGCAGCAAACCGTTATGGCCACCCATTCCCATACGTTGAAACCACTTATGCGTGTTTCGTTAACTACGGTATAATACGTCAACGCGGAACTGAAAAGCAGCGGCGCTACGGTCATGAGTACGCCTGCCAGAGCCGGGCCAGATAATCTTTGGAGTATCGAACTTTTCACAAATACTACTTAACAATTCCCGGCAAGTTAGTTCTTTTGTAAGAATCAAGTTTAGACACGTAAAATCCAACAGCACAAATACCATGAAATTCGGAACAAAAGCCATCCACGCCGGGGTACATCCGGACCCAACGACGGGCGCTATTATGACGCCAATATACCAGACTTCTACCTACGTTCAGGAGTCGCCGGGCAAGCACAAAGGGTATGAATATGCCCGCACCCAAAACCCCACCCGTGACGCCCTGCAAGCGAATCTGGCCGCCCTCGAAAACGGTCGGTTTGGCATTTGCTACGCTTCCGGTCTGGGTGCGACCGATGCCATCCTGAAGCTGTTTAAACCCGGGGATGAAATCATTGCCAGCAGTGATCTCTACGGTGGAACCTACCGGATTATGGTTCGCGTGTTTCAGGAATTTGGACTGAAATTCAAGTTTGTTAGCCTGGACGATCCGGCAGCGTTGGAAGCAGCCATTACGGCAAATACCAAAATGGTCTGGATCGAAACGCCGACCAACCCACTCCTGCGCCTTGTTGATATCACGGCTATTGCAGCCATCACGCAGCAGAAGCAGATTATGCTGGTTGTCGACAATACGTTTGCCTCGCCCTACTTGCAAAACCCACTGGATCTGGGCGCTGACGTGGTGTTGCATTCCGTAACCAAATACCTCGGCGGCCACTCCGATACGGTAATGGGAGCCATTATCACCAATGACGAAGATACGGCTAAACGATTGACGTTTATTCAGAATGCCTGCGGGGCGGTACCGGGTCCGCAGGATTGTTTTCTGGTTCTCCGGGGCGTCAAAACCCTGCACATCCGGATGCAGCGCCACTGCGAAAATGCCCTGAAAGTGGCCCGTTTTCTAGCCGATCACCCTAAAGTGAGCCAGGTCAACTATCCAGGATTGGAAACCCACCCGCAGCACGAGTTAGCCAAACGCCAGATGCGCGACTTCGGGGGGATGGTTTCCTTTGAATTACTCGGCGACTCGCTGCCCGAAGCCATAAAAGTGATGGAGAACTTCAACGTCTTTTCGCTAGGCGAATCGCTGGGCGGCGTTGAATCGCTCTGCACGCACCCGGCTTCCATGACGCACGCCAGCATTCCGAAAGAAGATCGCGAAAAAAATGGCCTGAAAGACACGCTGATTCGCCTGAGCGTTGGCATCGAAGACGTTGACGACTTGATTGAAGACTTGCGGCAGGCCATCGAAGCCTAGATTAATGCACAAAAAAGCGCTCTGGAACTCAACCTATGAATTCCAGAGCGCTTTTTATTCTTTATCATTTTAGAATTTTATTCGGATTCCTGCCAGGAAATTCGCGGTTGCCTGCGGGTAATAGACGTTTTCCGTCGTTCGCTGGCTCTCCGAAATAAAACTGTAGGTATAGCCATTGGACTCATAAAGCTCACCGAAAACGTTGTTTACTAACAACGTGAACGCCACTTCATTCATGAATTTGGGCTTTAGCGTGTAAATAATCCGAATGTCGTTTACGAAGTAAGGATCTATTGTCCGATTTTCATTCGAGGTATTATCCAGGTATTGCTTGCCTACAAATTTTGACAGAAAGCCCAATTCAAGACCTTTCACAGGCGTGTAAAGCAGTTGTGAACCCACAATGACGTTGGGGGAGAAGCTGATATCCGTTTTGCTGAAGTTCGTCACCTGCTGCTCACCCGTATCGTAGTTATCAACGTACTCGGTGAAATTCATAATCTTGTTCTGACTCAGAGTCGTATTGACCAGCCAGCGGAGATTTTTAACCAGTAAAGCACCCGCTTCCAACTCGATTCCCAAGCGGTAGCTATTAGGCACGTTCACGCGGTTTTGCGCACCAACGTCGTTGATTTGGCCTGTTAATACCAGTTGGTTCCGGTATTTCATGTAGTATAAATTGGCGTTGAAGGCCAGTTTCTGCGTTTGCAAGCGGTAACCAGCTTCCCAATCGTGCAGTGTTTCAGCTTTAGGACGACTATTTGCCGACGATTGCGTGTAATCGTCCCGATTCGGCTCCCGGTTACCAACGCCGTAGGAAGCGTAAACTGAGCTTTGGTCGTTCAAGGTATAGGTCAGTCCCGCTTTCGGGTTAAAAAACGAGAGCGAAGCATCTTGCTGCACATCGCGAATTTGGCCATTTAGCCCCACTGCTCGACCCAAGAATGAGTAACCAACAGTACGAATCTGTAAATCAACGTAAGCGTTGAACTTGGGCGTAAACTGATAAAAAGCTTTTCCGTAGAGGTTGAAATCCGTTTTAGCCGCGTCGTTATCGTAGTAGCGATCCCGAATGTTGCTCGTACTGGCAAAACGCGACCAGATAATCTCCCCAAAGTGCTTGCCTTCGTACCGGTTCCAGCCGCCGCCAATGTTTGCCGTTAGCTTGCCGAAACTGTTATAATCCAGCGAGAAAACACCGCCGTAAAAGTCATTGTCCAGCCAGCGCCGCC of Tellurirhabdus bombi contains these proteins:
- a CDS encoding TVP38/TMEM64 family protein, giving the protein MKSSILQRLSGPALAGVLMTVAPLLFSSALTYYTVVNETRISGFNVWEWVAITVCCCLTSAIALTPPTFLALVFGYFLSWNALAPLFALNMGAILLVNLLIIKIDGRRVLDVITTNKSVTTVLENIRQRELAVIFFTKLSPVLPFAVTNLVFALSGAKLRNILLGGTLGMIPRTVLAVWTGSQAREIKTLLENPNEGSWAQITIIGLILVSVVGLWLVLKRALSR
- a CDS encoding cystathionine gamma-synthase translates to MKFRHVKSNSTNTMKFGTKAIHAGVHPDPTTGAIMTPIYQTSTYVQESPGKHKGYEYARTQNPTRDALQANLAALENGRFGICYASGLGATDAILKLFKPGDEIIASSDLYGGTYRIMVRVFQEFGLKFKFVSLDDPAALEAAITANTKMVWIETPTNPLLRLVDITAIAAITQQKQIMLVVDNTFASPYLQNPLDLGADVVLHSVTKYLGGHSDTVMGAIITNDEDTAKRLTFIQNACGAVPGPQDCFLVLRGVKTLHIRMQRHCENALKVARFLADHPKVSQVNYPGLETHPQHELAKRQMRDFGGMVSFELLGDSLPEAIKVMENFNVFSLGESLGGVESLCTHPASMTHASIPKEDREKNGLKDTLIRLSVGIEDVDDLIEDLRQAIEA